One genomic segment of Flavobacteriaceae bacterium includes these proteins:
- a CDS encoding MFS transporter — protein MSTNKSYRSAFILLTSLFFLWGFITVLVDSLVPRLRELFTLTYREAILVQFAFFGAYFVLSVPASYILSKIGYKRGILLGLLTMATGCLLFYPAASYRVFGVFLVAYFILAGGMTILQVAANPYVAVLGSEEGASSRLNLSQAFNSLGTAIAPAVGALFILSDTIKNKEEIASLSSEAKETYFTSEALAVQKPFLGLAIFIVLIAAVFLFAKLPKLISEKSAGTYAQVFSQRNLMLGVLGIFFYVGAEVSIGSFLVNYFQESGMVPLIRESNTLMAIADTVATLFFKSLDGADDKALLGIFVIFYWSGAMVGRFIGSYLTKIMKPGKVLSMFAASAVLLIIVSITTNGLVSMWSILAVGLFNSIMFPTIFTLAIDGIKDLKPKGSGLLCMAIVGGAIIPLICGALIDGIGFKLAFLFVTVCYGYIGYYGYRTARVRTA, from the coding sequence ATGTCAACAAATAAATCGTACAGAAGTGCTTTTATCTTATTAACCTCGTTGTTCTTTTTATGGGGATTTATTACTGTATTGGTAGATTCATTAGTGCCGAGATTGAGAGAACTATTTACACTGACATACAGAGAAGCTATTTTAGTTCAATTTGCATTTTTTGGAGCTTATTTTGTACTGTCGGTTCCCGCAAGTTATATTTTATCCAAAATCGGATACAAAAGGGGGATTCTACTGGGATTATTAACCATGGCGACAGGATGTTTGCTATTTTACCCTGCGGCATCTTATCGTGTTTTTGGTGTCTTTTTAGTGGCTTATTTTATTTTAGCAGGAGGAATGACGATTCTTCAGGTGGCAGCAAATCCATATGTGGCAGTATTGGGCTCGGAAGAAGGGGCGTCCAGTCGATTGAACTTATCGCAGGCATTTAATTCGCTGGGAACAGCAATTGCTCCGGCTGTGGGTGCTTTATTTATTTTAAGTGATACGATTAAAAATAAAGAAGAAATAGCTTCTTTATCATCCGAAGCAAAAGAAACGTATTTTACTTCGGAAGCATTGGCGGTTCAAAAGCCATTTTTAGGATTGGCGATCTTTATTGTTTTGATTGCTGCTGTGTTTTTATTTGCAAAACTTCCGAAATTGATTAGCGAAAAATCGGCAGGGACTTATGCCCAGGTTTTTTCTCAAAGAAATTTGATGTTAGGGGTGTTGGGAATTTTCTTTTATGTTGGTGCTGAGGTTTCTATCGGGAGTTTTCTGGTAAATTACTTCCAAGAGTCCGGAATGGTTCCTTTAATTAGAGAGAGTAATACCTTAATGGCAATTGCCGATACGGTGGCTACTCTATTTTTCAAATCTTTGGATGGAGCAGATGACAAAGCTTTATTGGGGATTTTTGTAATTTTTTACTGGTCGGGAGCAATGGTGGGCCGCTTTATCGGGTCGTATTTGACCAAAATAATGAAACCGGGAAAAGTACTGAGCATGTTTGCGGCATCGGCAGTATTGCTGATTATCGTATCTATTACCACAAACGGACTGGTTTCTATGTGGAGTATTTTAGCTGTAGGTTTGTTTAACTCTATTATGTTCCCAACTATTTTTACGTTAGCTATTGATGGAATTAAAGATCTAAAACCCAAAGGTTCCGGATTGCTTTGTATGGCAATTGTAGGAGGGGCAATTATTCCGTTAATTTGTGGAGCGCTGATAGATGGAATAGGGTTTAAACTGGCATTTTTATTTGTCACCGTTTGTTACGGTTATATTGGATATTACGGATACCGGACTGCCAGGGTCCGGACTGCTTAG
- a CDS encoding glycosylasparaginase — MKRRKFLQNTSLSTLGVVTAVSVIGCETKEERKAIAASKPVRPIVIATWNTPDAVHAASEVLVKGGTSLDAVEQGCRVEEANEKGQSVGKGGLPDSDGNVTLDACIMDGQGNYGAVVYVQNITHVVSVARKVMEETPHVLLAGKGAEQFAVSQSFKRENLLTEASKKAWEKWKETSEYKPVINIENHDTIGMLAIDKDGNISGACTTSGLAYKMAGRVGDSPIIGSGLFVDNEVGGATATGLGEEVLKTVGSFLIVELMRQGRTPQEACEEAIERIVSKPNSDYTNFQVGYIAVNKQGAYGAYSIHEWFSYNVYKDGKNKNYKSNFFNKT; from the coding sequence ATGAAACGAAGAAAATTCCTTCAAAATACCTCTTTATCAACCTTAGGAGTGGTCACGGCAGTAAGTGTGATAGGCTGTGAGACAAAAGAGGAACGCAAAGCAATAGCAGCCTCCAAACCCGTAAGACCTATCGTCATTGCCACGTGGAATACACCTGATGCAGTACATGCGGCTTCGGAAGTTTTAGTAAAAGGAGGTACGTCTTTAGATGCTGTTGAACAAGGTTGCAGAGTAGAAGAAGCCAATGAGAAAGGGCAATCCGTAGGAAAGGGAGGTTTGCCGGACAGCGATGGAAATGTTACGTTAGATGCCTGTATCATGGATGGCCAAGGAAATTACGGAGCCGTAGTTTACGTACAAAATATTACACATGTCGTTTCTGTTGCCAGAAAAGTGATGGAAGAGACACCACATGTTTTGTTAGCCGGAAAAGGAGCAGAGCAGTTTGCTGTTTCTCAGAGCTTTAAAAGAGAGAATTTGTTAACGGAAGCTTCTAAAAAGGCTTGGGAGAAATGGAAAGAAACATCGGAATACAAACCTGTTATCAATATAGAAAATCACGATACGATTGGAATGTTGGCCATTGATAAAGACGGAAACATTTCAGGCGCGTGTACTACAAGCGGACTGGCATATAAAATGGCAGGGAGAGTGGGCGATTCTCCTATTATCGGTTCCGGATTGTTTGTAGATAATGAAGTAGGGGGTGCTACTGCCACAGGCCTGGGAGAAGAGGTTTTAAAAACCGTGGGGAGTTTTTTAATTGTTGAACTAATGCGGCAAGGGAGAACTCCGCAAGAAGCCTGTGAAGAGGCTATAGAGAGAATTGTCAGCAAACCAAATAGCGATTATACAAATTTTCAGGTCGGATATATTGCTGTCAACAAACAAGGAGCATATGGCGCTTATTCCATTCACGAATGGTTTAGTTATAATGTATATAAAGACGGAAAAAATAAAAATTACAAATCAAACTTTTTTAATAAAACATAA